One region of Trinickia violacea genomic DNA includes:
- a CDS encoding DNA adenine methylase: MGIPIVPWIGGKRRLAEHLLPRFPKHECYVEVFAGGAALYFMRPPAAVEVINDINGELINLYRVVQNHLEEFVRQFKWALSSRQVFKWLQDTPPETLTDIQRAARFYYLQQNCFGARIESQTFGTATTSPPGLNLLRLEESLSAAHLRLSGTYIERLDWKTCIGRYDRSHTFFYLDPPYWQTEGYGVPFPLSEYEEMAKLLRTIKGKAILSLNDHPSIRTTFDGYQIDNVEIDYTVGGAEHAAARTELIIYSWDTAADPPGLF; encoded by the coding sequence ATGGGAATTCCAATCGTGCCGTGGATCGGTGGCAAGCGCCGTCTCGCTGAGCATTTGTTGCCGCGCTTCCCGAAGCACGAATGTTATGTCGAAGTTTTCGCTGGCGGCGCGGCCCTCTATTTCATGCGGCCGCCGGCAGCCGTCGAGGTGATCAACGATATCAACGGTGAGCTGATCAACCTGTACCGGGTCGTACAAAACCACCTCGAGGAATTCGTGCGCCAATTCAAATGGGCGCTGTCGAGCCGCCAGGTGTTCAAGTGGCTGCAGGACACTCCGCCGGAGACGTTGACCGATATCCAGCGGGCGGCGCGCTTTTACTACCTGCAGCAAAATTGCTTCGGCGCGCGGATAGAGTCCCAGACATTCGGTACCGCAACCACGTCCCCACCGGGGCTTAATCTGCTGCGCCTCGAGGAGTCGCTTTCCGCGGCGCATTTACGATTGTCCGGCACGTACATCGAGCGCCTCGACTGGAAAACCTGTATCGGGCGCTATGACCGGTCGCACACGTTTTTCTACTTGGACCCGCCATACTGGCAGACGGAAGGCTATGGCGTGCCATTTCCGTTGTCCGAATACGAGGAGATGGCAAAGCTGCTTCGCACGATCAAGGGGAAAGCGATCCTCAGCCTGAACGACCATCCATCGATCCGAACGACGTTCGATGGCTATCAGATCGATAACGTCGAGATCGACTACACCGTCGGCGGTGCTGAGCACGCAGCTGCGCGCACTGAGCTGATCATTTACAGTTGGGACACAGCTGCAGATCCACCGGGCCTCTTTTGA
- a CDS encoding lipase family protein, producing MTPRDYALLAQRAYTSPPQIGAEASAARAIVEGSAIAFPGTNNIACWLADLDVEIVNVPDLGVLHAGFWQAFCSIRDPLMALPTPDVAVGHSEGAALALLYAGVLCLAGRAPQEVYAFEPPRVSVDDTLGALLQANGVQVHLYRNGEDVVPLVPRLLHPWQHPGPLTPIGTPSLPVPNVEDHFIERVIAALSAS from the coding sequence ATGACACCACGAGACTACGCGTTACTCGCGCAGCGCGCTTACACGTCGCCGCCTCAAATAGGCGCCGAGGCGAGCGCCGCGCGTGCGATCGTGGAGGGGAGTGCGATCGCATTCCCTGGCACGAACAACATCGCGTGCTGGCTTGCAGATCTGGACGTTGAGATTGTGAATGTTCCGGATCTCGGTGTGCTGCACGCAGGATTCTGGCAGGCGTTCTGTTCGATCCGCGATCCGTTGATGGCGTTGCCGACGCCTGACGTGGCGGTTGGGCACAGCGAAGGTGCGGCGCTGGCGCTGCTATATGCCGGCGTACTGTGTCTTGCGGGCCGGGCGCCACAGGAGGTCTACGCCTTCGAGCCGCCCCGCGTCAGCGTCGACGACACGCTCGGAGCGCTGTTGCAAGCGAACGGCGTGCAGGTGCATCTCTATCGCAACGGTGAGGATGTCGTGCCTCTAGTACCGCGTCTGCTTCACCCGTGGCAGCACCCAGGGCCGCTTACCCCGATCGGCACACCGTCGCTGCCGGTGCCAAACGTCGAGGATCACTTCATCGAGCGCGTGATCGCGGCACTGTCGGCGTCGTAA
- a CDS encoding glycoside hydrolase family 73 protein — protein MTPQQFIAAIAPAARACARTARVPASVTVAQAALESGWGLHAPGLNLFGIKADRFWHGPFTTQLTHEVTDGRVVQVTARFRAYENWLGSIDDHAAFLIRNPRYKPAFACTNGPAFATAIARCGYSTAPTYAAMVIAIIRAHHLTLLDVA, from the coding sequence GTGACGCCACAACAATTTATTGCCGCGATCGCACCGGCGGCACGGGCATGCGCCCGGACAGCCCGAGTACCGGCGAGCGTCACGGTCGCACAGGCAGCGCTCGAGTCGGGGTGGGGGCTACACGCACCTGGGCTGAACCTGTTCGGCATCAAGGCCGACAGGTTCTGGCACGGGCCGTTCACGACGCAGCTTACGCACGAGGTTACTGACGGCAGGGTGGTGCAGGTCACCGCGCGCTTCCGCGCCTATGAAAACTGGCTGGGCAGCATTGATGATCACGCTGCGTTTCTGATCCGGAATCCGCGTTACAAACCGGCTTTCGCCTGCACGAACGGTCCCGCGTTCGCGACGGCAATAGCGCGTTGTGGCTATTCGACTGCGCCAACCTACGCCGCAATGGTGATCGCGATCATCCGAGCCCACCACCTTACTTTGCTCGACGTCGCCTGA
- a CDS encoding putative holin, which translates to MPEPVSAASAMLVGVAAGVALGVIEAEPRLGMLSGVFCGAVLFLLRTREPSRLKKAIYFGISLVGGYAITPAVRAAAAWLPEWFAAFISAASVVVVAMIVLDWSEVAIPQILNRLVDMILGRQS; encoded by the coding sequence ATGCCTGAACCTGTTTCGGCGGCCAGCGCAATGTTGGTCGGTGTCGCTGCTGGCGTCGCGCTAGGCGTCATTGAAGCAGAACCCAGACTGGGGATGCTCAGCGGAGTGTTCTGTGGTGCCGTGCTGTTCCTGCTTCGGACTAGGGAGCCGTCGCGCCTAAAGAAGGCTATTTACTTCGGCATTTCGCTTGTCGGCGGCTATGCGATCACGCCAGCGGTACGCGCAGCTGCGGCCTGGCTACCAGAGTGGTTCGCCGCATTTATTTCTGCTGCATCTGTCGTGGTGGTAGCGATGATTGTGCTGGACTGGTCGGAAGTGGCGATACCGCAGATTCTGAACCGCCTCGTTGACATGATATTAGGGAGACAGTCATGA
- a CDS encoding DUF4376 domain-containing protein: MKYGCSATFNGTEYLTVVLDLSQVPHFNPASPPKNAYGVPDYALPGWIVTHAADGSVSFAAPPPSPPTPAGQYAAAVAQGLVVTSSSTPTLNGTYGVTDSDAANISAEAQFIALYQEFTNGATTFPWADASGQPHVFPDTATFMAFAKAAAKYVSACKQALVALQAGGTAMFPSNAVAIG; this comes from the coding sequence ATGAAATACGGTTGTTCTGCCACGTTCAACGGGACCGAGTATTTGACCGTCGTACTCGACTTGTCCCAGGTCCCACATTTCAATCCGGCGTCTCCGCCCAAGAATGCCTATGGCGTGCCCGACTATGCACTGCCTGGATGGATCGTTACGCACGCCGCTGACGGCTCGGTGTCGTTCGCGGCTCCCCCACCATCACCGCCCACTCCGGCGGGGCAGTACGCTGCGGCAGTTGCTCAGGGACTCGTTGTCACGAGCTCCTCGACACCAACGCTGAACGGCACTTACGGCGTTACCGATTCCGACGCCGCCAACATCAGCGCGGAAGCGCAGTTCATCGCGCTGTACCAGGAATTCACGAACGGAGCTACGACCTTTCCATGGGCGGACGCCAGCGGGCAGCCACATGTGTTTCCCGACACAGCGACCTTCATGGCCTTTGCGAAGGCCGCTGCGAAATATGTGTCAGCGTGCAAGCAGGCGCTCGTGGCCCTTCAGGCTGGCGGCACGGCGATGTTCCCCTCCAACGCAGTTGCGATCGGGTGA
- a CDS encoding baseplate J/gp47 family protein, producing MDQPTQDSLIERMRQAFRAKLPNSDAWIFPNNLWIAATVVGGMLWELYAQAVNILRQAMPDRATGVWLQRWANLFRVYIKMPTAAIGPVAVTGIANTPIPAGTIFSREDETQYTTQADAELDATGNGIVNVMATTTGSATNALAGEPLSLMSSVPGLDSDATVGAAGLGGGADIENDDDLRARMIARMQRRNRYGTLQDYVDWALEVPGVTRAWAYAAGNVINVYFMMDNAYPNTYGIPQQTDVAIVQAYLSDPCRKPVGAIPMARLPVGVPLNLTIRCPSPFNQTIQDDVQSDVDSYLVRTASPGRGYTAQDLGRVIDTAALFDYSMPQSTFVPKPPTQIFTNAVIDWETC from the coding sequence ATGGATCAACCGACTCAAGACAGCCTCATTGAGCGGATGCGGCAAGCCTTTCGCGCGAAGCTGCCGAATTCAGATGCGTGGATTTTCCCGAACAACCTGTGGATCGCGGCAACGGTTGTCGGCGGAATGCTTTGGGAGCTTTATGCACAGGCGGTAAATATTCTGCGTCAGGCGATGCCTGACAGAGCAACGGGCGTGTGGCTCCAGCGATGGGCAAACCTATTCCGCGTCTATATCAAGATGCCGACAGCGGCGATTGGGCCAGTCGCCGTCACAGGCATCGCCAATACGCCAATTCCCGCCGGAACGATCTTTTCTCGCGAGGACGAGACCCAGTACACCACGCAGGCGGATGCTGAGCTCGACGCGACAGGAAACGGGATCGTGAACGTGATGGCGACTACGACCGGCTCAGCGACGAATGCGCTGGCAGGCGAGCCGCTGTCGCTCATGTCGAGCGTGCCGGGTCTGGATTCTGACGCGACGGTGGGGGCTGCTGGCCTTGGCGGTGGCGCCGACATCGAGAACGACGACGATCTGCGGGCGCGGATGATCGCGCGTATGCAACGCCGCAACCGGTACGGCACGCTGCAGGACTACGTGGACTGGGCGCTGGAGGTACCGGGTGTTACGCGAGCCTGGGCGTATGCGGCTGGCAACGTCATCAACGTCTATTTCATGATGGACAACGCCTATCCGAACACCTACGGAATTCCCCAGCAAACCGATGTAGCGATCGTGCAAGCCTACCTCTCTGATCCGTGCCGCAAGCCAGTTGGCGCGATTCCGATGGCACGGTTGCCGGTCGGCGTACCGCTCAATCTGACGATCCGGTGTCCGAGTCCGTTCAACCAGACAATTCAGGATGATGTGCAAAGCGACGTTGACAGTTATCTCGTCCGCACGGCATCGCCTGGTCGCGGTTATACGGCTCAAGATCTGGGGCGTGTAATCGATACAGCCGCGCTGTTCGACTATTCGATGCCGCAATCGACTTTCGTGCCGAAGCCACCCACGCAGATCTTCACGAATGCCGTGATCGATTGGGAGACGTGCTGA
- a CDS encoding phage GP46 family protein, with amino-acid sequence MPDPMNMSDFSNLPDWQVRNGDLAADNQLHSAVIIQLFTEARAPVDCPFLDNPEDRRGWWGDIYSPFPPGSLLWVLYRQALTDKVIEYAGSYASDAMQRLVDQGAAARQQCVVAANKPQGAMFINPVLYGRDGRIIYSREFRRYWT; translated from the coding sequence ATGCCGGACCCGATGAACATGTCGGATTTCTCGAATCTGCCGGACTGGCAGGTACGCAACGGCGATCTGGCGGCCGACAACCAGTTGCACAGCGCGGTAATCATTCAGCTCTTTACTGAAGCGCGCGCGCCGGTCGATTGTCCCTTCCTCGATAACCCTGAAGACCGCCGCGGATGGTGGGGCGATATCTACAGCCCATTCCCGCCCGGAAGCCTTCTATGGGTGCTGTATCGACAGGCGTTGACGGACAAGGTGATCGAGTACGCAGGGTCGTATGCGAGCGACGCCATGCAGCGACTCGTTGATCAGGGTGCAGCCGCGCGGCAGCAGTGCGTTGTCGCTGCGAACAAACCTCAAGGCGCGATGTTCATCAATCCCGTGCTCTACGGGCGCGACGGGCGAATTATCTATAGCCGGGAGTTCCGGCGTTACTGGACCTGA
- a CDS encoding phage baseplate assembly protein domain-containing protein — protein sequence MSDANQRARTTFRRAFVVGVANAANKVLTLVGLADQQKTAEWIEPYGLAAMPKIGSETIAQCIDGDESHNVVVVVGDRRFRYDVADGEVAVYSFINASRPHRIHFKNDGTIQLLGDELRIEVPQGADLIGDLRITGNVTLVGNFDQTGEQTVTGDVTASGTVTGKTDVVFCNVSGGRHRHDEVQRGTDLSGGPQ from the coding sequence ATGAGTGACGCGAATCAGCGCGCCCGAACTACGTTCCGGCGCGCTTTTGTCGTTGGTGTTGCCAATGCGGCCAACAAGGTATTGACGCTGGTTGGGCTTGCGGATCAACAGAAGACAGCGGAGTGGATCGAGCCGTACGGCCTGGCCGCAATGCCGAAGATTGGATCGGAAACCATCGCGCAGTGCATCGACGGCGACGAGTCGCACAACGTCGTGGTGGTCGTGGGCGACCGGCGTTTCCGCTATGACGTTGCCGACGGTGAGGTTGCTGTGTATTCGTTCATCAATGCAAGTCGGCCGCATCGAATCCACTTCAAGAACGACGGAACGATCCAGTTGCTCGGCGACGAACTCCGTATCGAAGTGCCGCAGGGCGCAGATCTCATAGGCGATCTTCGTATTACCGGCAACGTGACGCTTGTCGGCAATTTCGATCAGACCGGCGAACAGACCGTTACCGGTGACGTGACGGCAAGCGGAACGGTGACTGGCAAGACGGACGTGGTGTTCTGCAACGTCTCCGGCGGTCGCCATCGGCATGACGAAGTTCAACGTGGCACGGATCTGTCGGGAGGTCCGCAATGA
- a CDS encoding phage baseplate assembly protein produces MPVTQQTDYPNLVTLEVDGLTFEGWKSVKVTQSIKHGAIAFGLDVTERWYGRSEAWRIQPGASARLFIDGTLVCTGYVDALEIQIGETEHTVNISGRSKAGDLIDSSTVVPGGNFRGADAMSIISAIVKPYGIGIHTDPESDAPSRVANARFNGKGAAIVKKTSKGGKGKSGTGARSAGRQRIGNFEINQGEKAYDTIQRLCKLSGLLVFSRPDGDLQIARSGSDRYSFALPHVKHAAAKFDWTKRFSQYIAKGQQSDPDFGNVGSAAVVWTNAQHAAYVKKAQAHLAPSATVNDPAIANYTSPTGKTTTRYRPCIVRPEGPTDPGVTLERAQWQMSRDYGESVNLKVTVQGFHAPDGSLWQVNRLIRVTDDRLNLDHELLIASVEHRKDASGTVTEMELAPQGAYTPEPVSATSAGKSTGKAGTSPLWTR; encoded by the coding sequence ATGCCCGTGACGCAACAGACTGACTACCCAAACCTTGTCACGCTCGAGGTTGACGGGCTGACATTCGAAGGCTGGAAGTCGGTGAAGGTGACGCAATCGATCAAGCACGGTGCGATCGCGTTCGGGCTGGATGTCACTGAGCGATGGTACGGCCGTAGCGAGGCATGGCGGATCCAGCCAGGCGCGTCCGCCCGATTGTTCATTGACGGGACGCTGGTGTGCACGGGCTATGTCGATGCGCTGGAGATCCAGATTGGCGAGACAGAACATACGGTCAATATCTCGGGCCGGTCCAAGGCCGGCGATCTGATTGACTCGTCGACGGTCGTGCCAGGCGGAAATTTCCGTGGCGCCGACGCCATGTCGATCATCTCGGCCATCGTCAAACCCTATGGAATCGGGATACACACTGATCCGGAGTCGGATGCGCCGTCGCGCGTCGCCAATGCGCGATTCAACGGAAAGGGCGCGGCAATCGTGAAAAAGACCTCGAAGGGCGGCAAGGGAAAGAGCGGCACGGGCGCGCGCAGTGCAGGACGCCAGCGCATCGGTAACTTTGAAATCAATCAAGGAGAAAAGGCATATGACACAATCCAAAGGCTGTGCAAGCTGTCGGGCCTTCTGGTCTTCAGCCGCCCGGATGGAGATCTCCAAATTGCCCGATCTGGCAGCGACCGCTATTCGTTCGCGCTACCTCACGTCAAACACGCCGCAGCAAAATTCGATTGGACCAAGCGCTTCTCCCAGTACATCGCAAAAGGGCAGCAGAGCGACCCTGATTTCGGAAATGTTGGGTCGGCTGCGGTAGTCTGGACGAACGCGCAGCACGCGGCTTACGTCAAGAAGGCGCAGGCGCATCTTGCGCCGTCCGCGACCGTCAATGATCCAGCAATCGCGAACTACACCAGCCCGACCGGCAAGACGACGACCCGGTACCGCCCGTGCATCGTGCGTCCGGAGGGGCCAACGGATCCGGGCGTTACGCTCGAGCGCGCGCAATGGCAGATGTCGCGCGACTATGGCGAGTCGGTCAACCTCAAAGTAACCGTTCAGGGCTTTCATGCGCCCGATGGTTCGCTGTGGCAGGTGAACCGACTGATTCGGGTGACTGACGACCGGCTCAATCTCGATCATGAACTGCTGATCGCGAGTGTCGAACATCGGAAGGACGCGTCGGGAACGGTGACCGAAATGGAACTCGCGCCGCAAGGCGCCTATACGCCCGAGCCTGTCTCGGCGACGTCGGCTGGCAAATCGACAGGGAAGGCCGGGACCTCACCGCTCTGGACCCGGTAG
- a CDS encoding DNA circularization N-terminal domain-containing protein, translating to MTDIIQPYITKASFRGIEFETADLGDGGGRRVITHEFPNREDWYNEDNGMSPDTGKLEGYITEPNLARKRDELKAAFKQPSAGSLYHPYERRYISARIKTWEIRASKDVLGRFDVSIEFVRESGDASPLQVTNNTGLIADTAQSLADQAVAAYLDAINAGDMTRDVRQLVDGYLSTAIAWVGQANTLSFIATNFDLRGLIAVVAAFAPGTFGTLDTALSVVDLVQGLTAVFDDRIDQPQVTMSGAPELDVETSPMTDFQPYALLMQSLRDTSDISLPRVAGTSGQIVILNNAAQAIESLVSRTALGELGKAVLDADYPDRDSAMAARYDFAQRVLNAQSQAAIDGQMEIHQMFSDMLRYVGEQFATVSDDLQPLDTLNGTVRRTSLSVAYDLYDDPTRALELIDRNGAMNGSFLPPQIQYARDATD from the coding sequence ATGACAGACATCATTCAGCCGTATATCACCAAGGCGTCGTTTCGAGGCATTGAGTTCGAAACGGCCGATCTTGGTGACGGAGGCGGTCGCCGCGTCATCACGCACGAATTTCCGAACCGGGAAGACTGGTACAACGAAGATAACGGCATGTCCCCGGACACGGGGAAGCTCGAGGGCTATATCACCGAGCCGAATTTGGCGAGAAAGCGTGACGAGCTCAAGGCGGCATTCAAGCAACCCAGTGCCGGGTCGTTGTATCACCCATACGAACGGAGATACATCAGCGCGCGGATCAAGACGTGGGAGATTCGCGCGTCGAAAGACGTGCTCGGGCGATTTGACGTATCGATCGAATTCGTTCGGGAAAGTGGTGACGCGTCGCCGCTTCAGGTCACCAACAACACGGGCCTGATTGCCGACACGGCGCAGTCGCTCGCCGATCAAGCAGTCGCGGCGTATCTCGACGCGATCAACGCTGGCGACATGACGCGCGACGTGCGGCAGCTGGTCGATGGCTATCTGTCGACTGCAATCGCGTGGGTGGGGCAGGCAAACACGCTTTCGTTCATCGCGACAAATTTCGACTTGCGGGGCTTGATTGCCGTTGTCGCAGCATTTGCACCCGGCACATTCGGGACGCTTGACACCGCGCTGTCCGTCGTGGACCTCGTGCAGGGACTGACCGCGGTATTTGACGACCGCATCGATCAGCCTCAGGTGACGATGAGCGGTGCGCCGGAGCTGGACGTTGAGACGTCTCCGATGACGGATTTCCAGCCTTATGCACTCTTGATGCAGTCTCTGCGCGATACGTCAGATATTTCGCTGCCGCGCGTCGCCGGGACGTCCGGTCAGATTGTGATTCTCAACAATGCTGCACAAGCGATCGAATCGCTTGTGTCGCGTACCGCGCTCGGCGAGTTGGGAAAGGCCGTGCTCGACGCGGATTATCCGGATCGCGATAGCGCGATGGCGGCGCGTTACGACTTTGCGCAGCGCGTGCTGAACGCACAGTCGCAGGCGGCTATCGATGGACAGATGGAAATCCACCAGATGTTCTCGGACATGTTGCGGTACGTCGGTGAACAGTTCGCGACGGTCTCCGACGACTTGCAGCCGCTCGATACGCTCAATGGCACCGTGCGTCGAACCTCGCTGTCGGTGGCCTACGATCTGTATGACGACCCGACCCGCGCGCTCGAGCTGATTGATCGCAATGGCGCGATGAATGGATCATTCTTGCCGCCTCAGATTCAATATGCCCGTGACGCAACAGACTGA
- a CDS encoding phage tail tube protein, with amino-acid sequence MPNCAIAGTFYLNVNGQQISARGAFDIQPLNFERSADANQDGTIYITQKPTPASAEGTLSYSSDLDLQTLYTLCDVPVTIQLVNGDTFVFSKAHVVGQPKLNTEKGEISNFKIASKACRKVNGS; translated from the coding sequence ATGCCGAACTGCGCTATTGCGGGCACGTTCTACCTCAATGTCAACGGACAGCAGATTTCCGCGCGCGGGGCATTCGACATTCAACCGTTGAATTTTGAGCGCTCCGCGGATGCAAACCAGGACGGAACGATCTACATCACGCAGAAGCCGACACCCGCGTCGGCCGAGGGCACGCTGTCGTACTCGAGCGATCTCGATTTGCAGACGCTGTACACCCTGTGCGACGTGCCGGTGACGATCCAACTCGTCAATGGCGATACCTTTGTTTTCTCGAAGGCGCACGTCGTCGGTCAACCGAAGCTGAACACCGAAAAGGGTGAAATCAGCAATTTCAAAATCGCAAGCAAGGCATGTCGTAAGGTGAATGGATCATGA
- a CDS encoding phage tail sheath subtilisin-like domain-containing protein, with amino-acid sequence MPDITIPGVPQGVRVPFLYFGVDNSKAGYFQSTERVLLIGQMLPNGSAGAGAPVQIVGNENGLFGQSSMLADMARIVRKTSGFAEMWALPLLDAAASIKGTWIVTCALDPAKFQSPGLAGVYVGGVQYTTAVLLGDAATDVANGLAAAITADPQAKVSAVANGNTVTLTANHAGETAGHIDVRVTYNGIGVPVTGVTLAVAPGAVGAGNPDMSAALATLGDEPFKWVAMPYTDATSLATSRTFFDDMNGRWAAMRMVYGAAFSACTTLTPAALAAFGATNNDQHMSILGLYGTPSAPWEVSAALAAYALVYLSDAPELSRPEQTIELTGIYAPEIPDRFNKQVREMLYYKGMGATTVDQAGVVRLDRLLTTYQVNGLGVADNSYLDINTMAQLMYFIEYMNSGISTTFPRVSLKDDGNPVFPGQYAVTPSVIRTYIIALADQLADLNVIENVDEFANLLLVQRDSDPNCVDMILPPDFVNQWRIGKILVQFYNQYPATN; translated from the coding sequence ATGCCTGACATCACGATTCCGGGAGTGCCGCAAGGCGTCCGGGTGCCGTTCCTGTACTTCGGCGTCGACAACAGCAAGGCCGGTTATTTCCAGTCGACGGAGCGTGTCCTCCTGATCGGTCAGATGCTGCCGAACGGCAGTGCGGGTGCTGGTGCGCCCGTGCAGATCGTCGGTAACGAAAACGGCTTGTTCGGGCAGAGTTCGATGCTCGCCGACATGGCGCGGATTGTGCGCAAAACGAGCGGCTTCGCGGAGATGTGGGCGCTTCCGCTTCTCGACGCCGCGGCTTCAATCAAGGGTACGTGGATCGTTACGTGCGCGCTTGATCCGGCGAAATTTCAGAGTCCGGGTCTCGCTGGTGTCTATGTCGGTGGCGTCCAGTACACGACAGCCGTATTGCTTGGCGATGCTGCAACGGATGTCGCCAATGGGCTGGCCGCCGCAATCACCGCTGATCCGCAGGCCAAGGTGTCGGCGGTGGCAAACGGCAACACGGTGACGCTGACGGCGAATCACGCTGGTGAGACGGCCGGCCACATCGACGTGCGCGTGACCTATAACGGCATCGGTGTGCCGGTGACTGGGGTGACGCTTGCCGTAGCGCCCGGCGCAGTTGGCGCGGGCAATCCCGATATGTCTGCCGCGCTGGCGACGCTCGGGGATGAGCCGTTCAAGTGGGTCGCGATGCCGTACACCGACGCAACCAGCCTGGCAACGTCGCGGACTTTCTTTGACGACATGAACGGTCGGTGGGCGGCAATGCGGATGGTGTACGGAGCGGCGTTCAGCGCATGCACGACGCTGACACCTGCAGCACTCGCCGCGTTCGGCGCGACGAACAACGACCAGCACATGTCGATTTTGGGGCTGTATGGAACGCCTAGTGCGCCGTGGGAAGTTTCCGCCGCGCTTGCCGCATACGCGCTTGTGTACCTGTCTGACGCGCCGGAACTGTCCCGGCCAGAACAGACAATCGAGCTGACGGGAATCTACGCACCGGAGATCCCCGACCGCTTCAACAAACAGGTGCGCGAGATGCTCTACTACAAGGGCATGGGTGCGACGACGGTGGATCAGGCAGGCGTGGTGCGCCTCGATCGACTGCTGACGACCTACCAGGTCAACGGGCTGGGTGTCGCTGACAATTCGTATCTCGACATCAATACGATGGCACAGCTCATGTACTTCATCGAGTACATGAACAGCGGAATTTCGACCACGTTCCCGCGGGTGTCGCTCAAGGATGATGGGAACCCGGTATTTCCGGGGCAGTACGCAGTGACGCCAAGCGTCATTCGAACCTACATCATCGCGCTTGCAGACCAGCTCGCGGACCTGAACGTCATCGAAAACGTTGACGAGTTCGCGAATCTGCTACTGGTTCAGCGCGATTCCGATCCGAACTGCGTCGACATGATCCTGCCACCCGATTTCGTCAACCAGTGGCGCATCGGCAAGATTCTCGTCCAGTTCTACAACCAGTACCCGGCAACGAACTGA